In Granulicella mallensis MP5ACTX8, the sequence ATACGTTTACATCCACGGCACCTTCCAATAGTTTTCCTAAGAACACGATCCTTTCCACTACTCCTGTCGTGCGTGAGAAACCTTATCTCTACGTCGACAGCAGCGGGAACTATAACGTCTTTGTGCCTGCTGTGAAGAGTTCTTCCAGTGGTGTCGACTGGACAGCCAACAATGGGTTGGGAACAGGCTCCAGTGACGCCATCAGCACCTTCTTTATCGCCACGCCTTCGAATACCGCAGCTCAGATCAACTCCGCGTTGGCATCGGGCAAAAATCTTATCCTGACTCCCGGCATCTACAATCTCTCAGCGCCTATCAGTATTACGAACGCGAACACGATCATGCTGGGGCTGGGGTATCCGACGCTGATTCCGCAAAGTGGCAGCTCCGCGATAACAGTCGCCGATGTGAATGGCGTGCAGATTGCAGACGTCCTGATCGACGCCGGTCCAACGAACTCCTCTGTGCTTCTGCAGGTGGGCGTCGCCGGTGCTACACGTGTAAGCCATGCTTCGAACCCCACTTCGATCAGTGACGTGTACTTTCGTATCGGCGGTGCAGAGGGGGGCTCTGCTACTACCAGCCTCGAGATCGATAGCGATAACGTCATTCTCGATAATGTGTGGGCGTGGCGAGCGGACCACGGTACCGGTGTGGGTTGGACCTCCAACACCGCCTCGCATGGGCTTGTTGTCAATGGTGACAATGTGACTGCGCTTGGCCTTGCTGTCGAGCACTATCAGCAGAGCCAGGTGCAGTGGAATGGCAACGGTGGCGAAACGATCTTCTACCAGAGCGAAGATCCGTACGACGTCCCGAACCAGACCTCGTGGACCTATAACGGTGCAAACGGGTATCCCTCGTACGAGGTCACATCCAACGTGTGCTCGCATACCGCGTATGGTCTGGGTATTTACTCCTTCTTCGATGTCACAGGAGTGACGATCTTTCAAAGCAACGCGATTCTCGCCCCGAACGTCTCCGGAGTGAACTTCACAGACATGGTAACTGTGATGCTTAGCGGCTCGGGCGGCATCAGCAATGTCATCAACAACACAGGAGGATCTACAGTCTCTGCCGGAACGCCGCATGATCTTACGACGTACAACGGAAGTGGAGCGTGCTCCAGCACAGGGGCTTCGAGCGTCGAGATCAACTCCGGCGGCGGCGCAGACTCGCCCTTTGTTGCAGACACGGATTACACCGGCGGCTCGTCTTATGCTGTTTCCAATACGATCTCTACGGCGGGCGTAAACGACCCAGCGCCGGAAGCGGTCTACCAGGATGCTCATGAGGGTACGGCGACTTACACCGTTCCAGGCTTTGTTGCTGGCAGTACCCATACTGTAAGGCTGCACTTCGCGGAACTCTACTGGTCCACTGCTGGCAAACGTCAGTTCAATGTTGCTATCAATGGAGTACAGGTTCTCAATAACTTCGACATAGTGCAAACGGCAGGTGGTCAATATAAGGCCAACGTGCAGCAATTCACCGCCACCGCCAACAGCGCAGGCCAAATCGTAATTAGCCTAAGCAATGGAAGTGTTGACCAGCCAGAGATCAGCGGTATCGAGATTCATTAGCGCCAACTTAGTTGCTATTGAAGATGAAAGATCATCTGGTTTCATCACCGTAGACTTCATCGTCTACGGTGATTCTTTCTGCGTCCATGCATTTTCGTCGGAAGGGCGTGCAGCAGTGGGATGGGCTAGAGAATTAGCGATTGGACCCAAATCGGGTCTGGGGCAAAAAACCTGTGACTCTAACTAGTTGATTGCTTGGTATCTAAATGGTCGGGGCGAGAGGATTCGAAATGGCAAAAGATCCCTTAGTCCTCGCAGATGGTGGTCCTACCGAAGTTCAGGTTGGACCCGTCGACTTTCCGTATCTTGATCTTGGGCCCTTTTCGTTTTCAGGTTTTTGCAATAGCGATTACCACAGAGCAGTTCCCGTAGGTGTATAGCGAACCACAGGTCTATACGTTCTTTTTCCCTAAGAGAAACAGCACTCGCAGGGATTATCCACTTCACATCAATACGAGAACTGCTCTAGCAAATGCCCCGCCGCACGATGGAGGATGTTACGGGGTAGCTTTGTTAATCTTCAGCTGGGACACGTAGATCTGTTGGCCTTCTTTGGACGTGCCGTCACCCTTATTAGCCAGGATCAGCACCCATTCATTGTTTCGGAAGGCCGTCGTCATGCCCGTAGTAGAGTCGGTTTCCGGTTGGATATTCGAGGATTCGTAGATCTCCTTGTTGCCAGACCACGCCTGGTTGGTGAGCATTGCCCAGTAGATCTCTTTGTACTTCTCGCCTTTGTAGGTCATGTACATTGAACCGTTGTACAACGCGATACCGGGCGGTACATTAGACTTCGGGGTTTTAAATTCGCCACGCTTGTCCTTGATGTCTTCGTTGCCGCTCCATTCCTTAGTGATGACGTTATAGGAGGCCCACATCAGCTCGTCGCCGTGGCGTGCCTTGAAAATGACCATCACGGTATAGCCGTAGCCGCACAGCGTAGGTCCGTAATCCGACTGTGGCGTTCCGTTCGAGGCGACCTTCTCGATCTTGCCCATATTGGTCCAGGTTGTTCCATCAAAGGTTGCTGTGAAGAGGTCGCTGTCCTTCTGCCAGCCAAGCCACAGAGCCGCTGAACTTCCGGTGCCCTGCACGGTCAGCGAGGGTGCGTGATCGGTCGGCAGATTTTTGCCGCCGATGCTAATCAACTTTCCATCCTGCCATTGGCCGGTGGGGCAGGCCAGCGTCGTTAGCATGATCGGATACTCGTCGTCGATTTTGATCGACGAGCGATAGGCCATGTAGAGTGTTTCATTGAATACGGCGAGGCTTGGTCCATTGCTGGTGTAGAGTTTTTTATTGTTGATGGTCTCCACTACATCCTCTTTCCAGATATTGTCCTTGTAAAGACATTGCCAGATGACATTGGTTTCGTCGTAGGAGCAATAGGTGAACAACAGACTGTCGGAAAAGTAGGCCACAGCAGGTGTGGCGCTAGTCCGCGGGCTAATTTTGCCATGGTTGGCGGAGAGTACCGCGATTGATTGGTTGCCGGTCCACGAGCCGTCGCTCGATGGGATTTCCAGGGTGGATTGCTCTGACATTTTTCTCCTCCGGATGCTGGTTTGTGTGTAGCGTTAACGTTGAAAGTCGCAGGATCTCCATCGTCCAACCCGAGGTTAGCCGTTGAATAAACATGGGTATGATGCAGAAATCCCGGCGAACGCGTGTGCAACTGCGACTTCGCACACGTGCGATCTAGAGGCACGAAAGAGTCTTTGCGCTTCGGCCTCCAGCTCGGGGATCGACGATTGCCGCATAAGGGCATAGACGGTTCTCGGCAGTTGAAAGCCGCTACTGTGCGGATTTCAAACTGTGCACCATCCTCACAAACGAAAAACGGACCGCCCACTCTTGTACAGTGCTCATCGCCTGGTACAAGAGTGTCGCGCCACAATAGCAGACTATGATTCAACGCGTTCAGAGATTGGCACTGACGGGGAACATTGCCTGGGGTATGTTCAGGGCGTTATAGAAACCGCGACTATGTGGCAGGTCGCCAATGAGAAGACTACTCAGGCCCAGGTGCCTATGTTCTGCCTAAACCCTAAGGCCACGAACGAGGTCATCATTCGCAAAATACCCATTTGGGCTATCGAATATCCAGAAGATACAAAGGGCTCAGCAATAGAATTTCTTATCAGCATGCTTGTTGGAAACTATCCCTGTTCGAAATGGCCTAAGGGCTGCTTGGCACGTGCAGATTGCCCCTGGTGAAAGCAATGTTGAGTTCACCCCTATAATGCTATGCCCGAGTTTCAACGGCTTCAGACAATACAAGGACGTATGCGAGCCTTCACGTTTTATGGGGACGCTATCGAGAGTGAACGAATATGCCTGAATCTTCGCGGGATCCCTTGAAACTTCAACGCGATCTTCTCGATTCAATAAATGACAAGGACGCTCCTCGGAGTCGCGTGCAGCAGTGGGACTGATCGAAGAATTAGCGATTGGACCCAAATTGGGTCTGGGGCAGAAACGCCCGTGACTTTAACTAGTTGATTCTTTGATGTTTAAATGGTCGGGGCGAGAGGATTCGAACCTCCGACCCCCTGGTCCCGAACCAGGTGCGCTACCAGACTGCGCTACGCCCCGAACCTCTGGTGGTGTTGTCTTGCCGGCTTGTGATGGGAGCAAGACGCTCAGTTCCTAAAACCTCTGGAACCTGCCGCTTGCCGACCGACTGATCTAGTCTAGCAGAAAATAAGGGTCTTGCCTCGACAGCACAACCTGAGAAGCTGTCCAAAACTGTTCCAGGGCATCTTCTGACCGTTGAGCCGGAGATTGCTGAAGCTATACGGCCCGCGTAGAATAGAACGAGTGAAAGTTACCTGTATGTGCGGTTGTCGCTGTCCACAGCTCTTTGGCTGTTGTTGACACCTTTCCGCAACCTGGCTGTCCTTCACTTTTACAGCCTGTAGTTGGTACCTTCACCCCATCAAATTCCAGATTTATCCATTGCCGGCAGGTCAGCCGGAGGCGCGGGTGCAAATGCGCCGAACCAGGAGGATTCCTTGCCAATCAAAACTGCTCCAGAAGAAAACGTCTCGGAGGTGCTGCGAGAGCGGCTGAACCATCTGCAGGCGCTTGAAGCCGAGAGCCTCTATATTCTGCGCGAGGCTGTCGCTGAGTTCGCGAAGCCGGTGATGCTGTACTCCATCGGCAAGGACTCGAGTGTCATGTTGCGGCTGGCGCAGAAGGCGTTTTATCCGGGCAAGATTCCGTTTCCGCTGCTGCACGTCGATACCAGCTACAAGTTCCCGGAGATGATCTCGTTTCGCGACACCTATACGAAGGAGATTGGCGCCGATCTTATCGTGCATCGCAACGAGGCGGCAATCGCCGATGGAGCCAGCCCCTGGAAGCTCGGCACGCAGAACTGCTGCGGTGCTTTAAAGACGCGGTCTCTGCTGGATGCCCTGGAAGAAGGCGGCTTCGACGCTGCTTTTGGCGGCGCGCGGCGCGATGAAGAAAAGAGCCGTGCGAAGGAGCGTGTTTACAGCTTCCGCGATGGGGCGGGGCAGTGGGACCCCAAGAACCAGCGGCCTGAGCTGTGGAGCCTCTACAACTCGCGTCTGCGCAAGGGTGAGAGCATTCGAGTCTTCCCGCTGTCGAACTGGACGGAGCTCGATATCTGGCTCTACCTCTACTCTGAGCAGATCCCTATCGTACCGCTGTACTTTGCGGAAGAGCGTCTGGCGGTTGTACGTGGCGGTTCAATCACGCTGATACACGATGGTGTACGTCTGTTGCCCGGCGAGAAGCCTGAACTGATGAAGGTGCGGATGCGTTCGCTGGGCTGCCTGCCCTGCACGGGCGCGATTCGCAGCGATGCGGACACGCTGCCGAAGATTATCGAGGAGCTGATTACGTTCCGCCGCAGCGAGCGCGAGAACCGCGCGATCGATCACGATGAAGAGGGCTCCATGGAGCTGAAGAAGCGGGAGGGCTACTTCTAAATGAGCACACAGGGATTGGGTTTGAACGATAGTGTGCGCGAGACGGCCTTCCGCGCTTTTCTCGATGCACATCTCGACCAGGAGATGCTGCGCTTTACGACTGCCGGCAGCGTCGACGACGGCAAAAGCACGCTCATTGGCCGTCTGCTGCACGATACCAAGAGCGTGTATGAAGACCAGCTTGCCTCGATTCGCGCGAGCCGCGTAAACCGCGCGGGCGCAGGTGTCGTCGATCTTTCGCTGCTGACCGATGGTCTGAAAGCGGAGCGCGAGCAGGGCATTACGATCGATGTGGCCTACCGCTACTTTTCGACCTCGAAGCGGAAGTTCATCATCGCCGATACTCCCGGGCACGAGCAGTACACGCGCAATATGGCGACCGGAGCTTCCACTGCGGACGTGGCGATTGTTCTGATCGATGCGAACGCTTTCGCGAAAGCTGATGGCTTGTTGCCGCAGTCGCGCCGCCACACGTATATCGCCAGCCTGCTGCGGATTCCACATGTGGTGGCGGCGGTGAACAAGATGGATCTCGTCGGTTACTCCGAAGAACTGTTCCAGCGTATTCGCGAGGAGTACGGCAAGCTCACTACGCAGCTCGGTCTGCCGAGTGTGGAGATCATTCCCGTAAGCGCGCTGGCTGGCGACAATGTCGTGGAGCCTTCAACGGCCATGCCGTGGTACACCGGTCCCACGCTGCTGGAGTATCTGGAGACGGTGCCGCTGGAACTCGTTGAGGCCAAGCATGGGCCGCTGCGTTTTCCAGTGCAACTGGTCATGCGGCCCGATGCGACCTTTCGCGGATTTGCCGGACGCGTTGAACGCGGTGAGGTGAAGCCCGGCCTGCGGGTGAAGGCCTTGCCGAGCGGGCGTACTACGCGTGTGAAGAGCATCGTGACCTATGACGGCGAGTTGAAGTCCGCGAGCTTTCCGCAGAGCGTGACCCTGGAGCTTGAGGACGAGATCGATCTCAGCCGCGGCGAGATGCTGGTGGCGGAAGATCAGGCGCCGCCGCTCATCAGCACGCAGTTTCGCGCGATGGTGGTGTGGATGGGCGAAGACCCGCTCGTCGTGGGCAAGACCTACCTGGCCAAACACACGACCCGTACTGTGCGTGCGACCGTGCGGACGATTCGCTATCGCGTGGACGTGAACACGACCGAGCATCGCGATGCGGCAAAGCTAGCAATGAATGACATCGCCGAGGTGGAGTTCGAGACCAGCCTGCCGCTGTTCTTCGATACCTATGCCGAGAGCCGCGGTGCGGGATCGTTGATCCTGATCGACGCGGTGACCAACGCCACGGTGGGCGCGGCGATGATCAACGCGTCGATAGACGACTCCGAGAGTGCTGTCGAGCACAAACCGGCCTTTCTCTTCTTCCAGGGCGATGAGGCTGCGGCCATCTCGTTCCGTGAAGAGCTGCATCATCTCGGTCAGCGGGCGGTGATCGTCGACGATCCGCTGATTCCCGAGAGCACCTTGGTAG encodes:
- a CDS encoding malectin domain-containing carbohydrate-binding protein, which translates into the protein MRLSITLRSKLLILSAACAVTCGFTNRAVAQYNSTIFGPNVYVFDPSVAGSVINADIASISNPTVSSGQFSSSRAAVLFKPGTYSGVSQEVGFYTSIAGLGLTPDSTVLNGGGLYLDVTDSNGNVTTNFWRSMENLRINVPAGDTETWAVSQGASLRRVHIAGGLELSNQSCGEASGGFIADATVDNGINACSQQQWYTRNSTMASFSDNVWNFVFSGDTFTSTAPSNSFPKNTILSTTPVVREKPYLYVDSSGNYNVFVPAVKSSSSGVDWTANNGLGTGSSDAISTFFIATPSNTAAQINSALASGKNLILTPGIYNLSAPISITNANTIMLGLGYPTLIPQSGSSAITVADVNGVQIADVLIDAGPTNSSVLLQVGVAGATRVSHASNPTSISDVYFRIGGAEGGSATTSLEIDSDNVILDNVWAWRADHGTGVGWTSNTASHGLVVNGDNVTALGLAVEHYQQSQVQWNGNGGETIFYQSEDPYDVPNQTSWTYNGANGYPSYEVTSNVCSHTAYGLGIYSFFDVTGVTIFQSNAILAPNVSGVNFTDMVTVMLSGSGGISNVINNTGGSTVSAGTPHDLTTYNGSGACSSTGASSVEINSGGGADSPFVADTDYTGGSSYAVSNTISTAGVNDPAPEAVYQDAHEGTATYTVPGFVAGSTHTVRLHFAELYWSTAGKRQFNVAINGVQVLNNFDIVQTAGGQYKANVQQFTATANSAGQIVISLSNGSVDQPEISGIEIH
- a CDS encoding Rap1a/Tai family immunity protein, which translates into the protein MHHPHKRKTDRPLLYSAHRLVQECRATIADYDSTRSEIGTDGEHCLGYVQGVIETATMWQVANEKTTQAQVPMFCLNPKATNEVIIRKIPIWAIEYPEDTKGSAIEFLISMLVGNYPCSKWPKGCLARADCPW
- the cysD gene encoding sulfate adenylyltransferase subunit CysD is translated as MPIKTAPEENVSEVLRERLNHLQALEAESLYILREAVAEFAKPVMLYSIGKDSSVMLRLAQKAFYPGKIPFPLLHVDTSYKFPEMISFRDTYTKEIGADLIVHRNEAAIADGASPWKLGTQNCCGALKTRSLLDALEEGGFDAAFGGARRDEEKSRAKERVYSFRDGAGQWDPKNQRPELWSLYNSRLRKGESIRVFPLSNWTELDIWLYLYSEQIPIVPLYFAEERLAVVRGGSITLIHDGVRLLPGEKPELMKVRMRSLGCLPCTGAIRSDADTLPKIIEELITFRRSERENRAIDHDEEGSMELKKREGYF
- the cysN gene encoding sulfate adenylyltransferase subunit CysN: MSTQGLGLNDSVRETAFRAFLDAHLDQEMLRFTTAGSVDDGKSTLIGRLLHDTKSVYEDQLASIRASRVNRAGAGVVDLSLLTDGLKAEREQGITIDVAYRYFSTSKRKFIIADTPGHEQYTRNMATGASTADVAIVLIDANAFAKADGLLPQSRRHTYIASLLRIPHVVAAVNKMDLVGYSEELFQRIREEYGKLTTQLGLPSVEIIPVSALAGDNVVEPSTAMPWYTGPTLLEYLETVPLELVEAKHGPLRFPVQLVMRPDATFRGFAGRVERGEVKPGLRVKALPSGRTTRVKSIVTYDGELKSASFPQSVTLELEDEIDLSRGEMLVAEDQAPPLISTQFRAMVVWMGEDPLVVGKTYLAKHTTRTVRATVRTIRYRVDVNTTEHRDAAKLAMNDIAEVEFETSLPLFFDTYAESRGAGSLILIDAVTNATVGAAMINASIDDSESAVEHKPAFLFFQGDEAAAISFREELHHLGQRAVIVDDPLIPESTLVAVTRALQLAGVTAISARAVLSSETVASLRSSTEDHFVQGLEAARTWLEAKR